Proteins from one candidate division KSB1 bacterium genomic window:
- the lexA gene encoding transcriptional repressor LexA, which translates to MKPLTARQKQVLDIIIQFIREYRFPPTLKEITDLLGASSRNTAVKHVQALTKKGYLHWEKNKARSIRILDSGGQESDKTQVSLPLVGSVTAGSPMLSEENIERHITIPRHFIRTLDKHFLLKVQGESMKNAGILENDLVIVRSQTQAGTGDIIVALLGNETTVKRLEKSNGNLYLKAENPAFSDIHPTGEWSIQGRVVGLLREHIT; encoded by the coding sequence ATGAAACCTTTGACGGCCCGACAAAAACAGGTACTGGATATTATCATTCAATTTATCCGCGAATACAGATTTCCGCCGACTCTGAAGGAAATCACAGATCTGTTGGGCGCATCATCGCGAAACACGGCGGTCAAGCATGTACAGGCTCTGACGAAAAAAGGTTATCTGCATTGGGAAAAAAACAAAGCCCGGAGCATCCGGATACTGGATTCCGGCGGGCAGGAATCAGATAAAACCCAGGTAAGTCTGCCCCTGGTGGGGTCTGTAACCGCCGGATCTCCCATGTTGTCCGAAGAAAACATTGAACGCCATATCACCATTCCCCGACATTTCATTCGCACTCTGGATAAGCATTTTTTACTCAAGGTGCAGGGCGAAAGCATGAAAAACGCAGGCATCCTGGAAAACGATCTGGTCATTGTTCGTTCACAAACCCAGGCCGGCACCGGGGATATCATTGTGGCTCTGCTGGGAAATGAAACCACCGTAAAGCGGCTGGAAAAATCAAATGGAAATTTATATTTAAAGGCGGAGAATCCAGCGTTTTCAGATATTCACCCCACCGGCGAATGGAGTATACAGGGCCGGGTTGTGGGGCTATTGCGGGAGCATATCACCTGA
- a CDS encoding NAD-dependent epimerase/dehydratase family protein produces MKKILVTGGSGFIGANLISRLSQMEQYEITLYDIAPPRFMELPQRVRFIQGDLRDSNLLRKIIIDHSIELIYHLAWGTIHETATRDPLEDVNVNVHSSLTLFDACVHSKVERIIYASSGGTVYGVPQQLPIIESHATNPINAYGISKLTVEKYLQMYAYLYSIEYTIFRPSVPFGPFQNPNRRQGAVTVFTYNALTGKPIHIWGDGNIVRDYFYIDDLIEALTAALFSDSCRNRILNLSGPHAVSLNELIETIAKTLNRTPTVHYEKGRKIDVETLTLDSSAAKHHLNWTANVDLEEGVRRTADWMKNDFIPFD; encoded by the coding sequence ATGAAAAAAATACTGGTCACCGGCGGCAGTGGATTTATCGGGGCCAATTTGATATCCCGATTGTCGCAGATGGAGCAATATGAAATCACTCTGTATGATATTGCTCCGCCCCGCTTTATGGAATTACCGCAAAGAGTCCGGTTTATTCAGGGCGATTTGCGGGATAGTAATCTTTTGCGAAAAATTATTATTGATCATTCCATAGAGTTGATTTATCACCTGGCTTGGGGAACGATTCACGAAACAGCAACCCGTGATCCGCTTGAAGATGTCAATGTCAATGTGCATTCATCCCTGACCCTGTTTGACGCCTGCGTGCACTCCAAGGTCGAGCGCATCATTTATGCCTCTTCCGGCGGCACCGTGTACGGCGTGCCGCAGCAGCTGCCGATCATCGAATCGCATGCCACCAATCCGATTAACGCCTATGGTATTTCCAAGCTCACGGTGGAAAAATATCTGCAGATGTATGCGTATCTTTACTCCATTGAATATACGATTTTCCGACCCTCGGTGCCCTTTGGTCCGTTTCAAAATCCGAATCGCCGCCAGGGAGCGGTTACCGTGTTTACCTACAATGCGTTGACCGGCAAACCGATTCACATCTGGGGAGACGGAAACATTGTACGCGATTATTTCTATATTGATGATTTGATCGAGGCCTTGACGGCAGCCCTTTTTTCCGATTCATGCAGAAACAGAATCTTGAATTTGTCCGGTCCGCACGCAGTCAGCCTGAATGAGCTGATAGAAACCATCGCAAAGACATTGAACCGGACCCCGACGGTGCATTATGAAAAAGGACGCAAGATTGATGTCGAGACTTTGACTTTGGATTCATCGGCCGCGAAACACCATTTGAACTGGACAGCTAACGTGGACCTTGAAGAGGGCGTCCGGCGGACGGCAGACTGGATGAAAAATGATTTCATCCCTTTTGATTAA
- a CDS encoding arsenate reductase ArsC gives MDKLKLLFLCTGNSCRSQMAEGWTRALKSDQIDVWSAGIETHGLNPDAVRVMREAGVDISSHASTHVDDLMHISFDAVVTVCDNARESCPVFPGNIKRVHKSFDDPPFLSKSVDSEEKKLEIYRRVRDEIRAFVETLPDALDRDA, from the coding sequence ATGGATAAGTTAAAACTACTTTTCCTGTGCACCGGCAATTCCTGCCGCAGTCAAATGGCCGAAGGCTGGACGCGCGCTTTAAAGTCCGATCAAATCGATGTCTGGTCCGCCGGGATTGAGACGCACGGTCTGAATCCGGATGCCGTGCGCGTGATGCGGGAAGCCGGCGTGGATATCTCCAGTCACGCGTCCACGCATGTGGATGATCTGATGCATATTTCGTTTGATGCCGTGGTGACCGTCTGCGATAACGCGCGTGAAAGCTGTCCCGTGTTTCCCGGAAACATCAAGCGTGTTCATAAAAGCTTTGACGATCCGCCGTTTCTGTCCAAGTCGGTGGATAGCGAGGAGAAAAAACTGGAGATTTATCGCCGGGTGCGCGACGAGATCCGCGCCTTTGTCGAGACCCTGCCGGACGCACTGGACAGAGATGCATAA
- a CDS encoding glycoside hydrolase family 3 N-terminal domain-containing protein — MQKWFIIIYCCCISILFAKSDTNAGIEKRIQTLLDGMSLEEKIGQMSQISMHATDIPDPIRDAVAAGRLGSVLNAGNLETKQELQKIAVQESPSGIPLIFGRDVIHGYQTVLPIPLGQSCSWNPDLIELGARMAAAEASANGVHWTFAPMIDITRDPRWGRIAETCGEDPYLTSVLARAMVRGFQSDNLSAADALAACAKHYVGYGAAIGGRDYNTTLIPERQYAQYLSAVLSCCC, encoded by the coding sequence ATGCAAAAGTGGTTCATCATCATATATTGTTGTTGTATTTCAATTCTATTCGCTAAATCCGATACTAACGCCGGCATTGAAAAACGTATTCAGACTCTTTTGGACGGTATGAGCCTTGAAGAAAAAATCGGACAAATGAGTCAGATCAGCATGCACGCTACTGATATACCCGATCCGATCCGGGACGCAGTGGCTGCCGGCCGTCTGGGTTCCGTGCTGAACGCCGGAAATTTGGAGACCAAGCAGGAATTGCAAAAAATTGCGGTGCAGGAATCGCCGTCCGGTATACCGCTCATTTTCGGCCGCGACGTGATTCACGGTTATCAAACCGTACTCCCCATTCCCCTGGGACAGTCCTGTTCCTGGAACCCGGATCTCATAGAACTGGGCGCGCGCATGGCAGCTGCGGAAGCCTCGGCCAACGGAGTGCACTGGACGTTTGCGCCCATGATCGATATCACCCGGGACCCGCGCTGGGGACGTATTGCTGAAACCTGCGGTGAAGATCCGTATCTGACCAGCGTACTGGCGCGCGCCATGGTGCGCGGTTTTCAATCCGATAATCTGAGCGCTGCGGATGCCCTGGCCGCCTGCGCCAAACATTACGTCGGTTACGGCGCCGCCATCGGCGGACGCGATTACAATACCACGCTTATCCCGGAGCGGCAGTACGCGCAATATTTATCTGCCGTCCTTTCATGCTGCTGTTGA
- a CDS encoding glycosyltransferase family 2 protein produces MMSELQISIVIPVYASMDCLKTLAQRLKDVLNPLKRRYEIILVNDCSPDKSWETILGLCQENPSIMGVNLRRNFGQHNAVMAGLQYASGESIVIMDDDLQHDPVHIPDLIHKLEKGYDVCYGRYTRKKHSWFKNFGSWFNDKVANIILKKPKDIYLSSFKALKGDVAAEILKYDGPYPYVDGLIFRVTRNITQIDIVHHERFSGKGNYTLGKSLNLWLKLATNFSIFPLRIATFLGFLSSGIGFLLGLYYIILHLIGIQTPAGWSSLIVAVLFIGGIQLVSLGIIGEYVGRLFLHKSGEPQYTINQVIHHSNE; encoded by the coding sequence ATGATGTCAGAGTTACAAATTTCGATCGTGATCCCTGTCTATGCAAGCATGGACTGCCTAAAAACTCTGGCGCAGCGATTGAAGGATGTATTAAATCCCCTGAAACGGCGTTATGAAATTATACTCGTCAATGATTGCAGTCCGGATAAAAGCTGGGAAACCATTCTCGGTTTATGTCAGGAAAATCCCTCTATCATGGGTGTGAACTTGCGCAGAAATTTCGGCCAGCACAATGCGGTGATGGCCGGACTGCAGTACGCATCCGGGGAATCGATTGTGATTATGGATGACGATCTGCAGCATGATCCGGTGCACATTCCGGATTTGATTCATAAACTCGAAAAAGGATACGATGTCTGTTACGGGCGATATACGCGGAAAAAGCATTCCTGGTTTAAAAATTTCGGCAGCTGGTTCAATGACAAGGTCGCCAATATCATTCTGAAAAAACCCAAAGACATTTATCTATCCTCGTTCAAAGCGTTAAAAGGCGATGTGGCGGCTGAAATTTTGAAATATGACGGACCCTATCCTTATGTGGACGGACTGATATTCCGGGTGACCCGAAATATCACGCAGATTGATATCGTACATCATGAACGCTTTTCGGGCAAAGGCAACTACACACTCGGGAAATCATTGAATTTATGGCTCAAACTGGCCACCAATTTTTCTATTTTTCCGCTGAGGATCGCAACGTTTTTGGGGTTTTTATCTTCAGGAATTGGATTTCTTTTAGGCCTCTATTATATCATCCTGCATCTCATCGGTATTCAGACGCCGGCCGGCTGGTCGTCGCTTATTGTGGCGGTTCTCTTTATCGGCGGCATTCAACTGGTTTCTCTGGGCATCATCGGCGAATATGTCGGACGTCTTTTCCTGCACAAGAGCGGAGAACCTCAATATACGATTAATCAGGTGATCCATCATTCAAACGAGTAG
- a CDS encoding permease — protein MNWKNQYKPLLWMVGLFLAAYFLPVEQSRFQQAVHESLALAKWYAREHVILCLLPAFFIAGVIGVFVSQAAVIKYFGARAKKWLAYLVASVSGTVLAVCSCTILPLFTGIYRRGAGIGPAVAFLYSGPAINILAIILTARILGFELGVARVIGAVLFSVVIGLLMHLIYRKEEAEKAAAQAVMPEPEETRPLIQTLFLFVTLIGILVFANWGRPVASSGLWHAIWSQKWIITGGFGVLLAIALVTVLKLSWKHVGLAAAVTVLTAVISPGNPLIPFSAAIFAVAVLLSRQQGEGSEWMSSTWDFAKQILPLLGAGVLVAGLLLGSPEGADGLIPSRWIASLVGGNSLFSNFFASIVGAFMYFATLTEVPILQGLMANGMGDGPALALLLAGPALSLPNMLVIRSVIGTQKTTVFVLLVVVMATISGLIYGGIMAG, from the coding sequence ATGAACTGGAAAAATCAATATAAACCTCTGCTATGGATGGTCGGTCTGTTTCTGGCCGCCTATTTTTTGCCGGTGGAGCAGAGCCGCTTTCAACAGGCGGTTCACGAATCTCTGGCGCTGGCCAAATGGTACGCGCGCGAGCATGTGATTCTGTGCCTGCTTCCGGCGTTTTTCATCGCCGGAGTCATCGGTGTATTTGTCAGTCAGGCTGCGGTGATCAAATATTTTGGCGCCCGTGCGAAAAAATGGCTGGCGTATCTGGTGGCTTCGGTGAGCGGCACGGTACTGGCGGTGTGTTCCTGTACGATTCTGCCGTTGTTTACCGGGATTTATCGACGCGGGGCGGGCATTGGCCCGGCGGTCGCGTTTTTGTATTCCGGCCCGGCGATCAATATCCTGGCGATCATTTTAACGGCTCGTATTCTCGGATTTGAACTGGGTGTGGCGCGAGTGATCGGCGCGGTGCTGTTTAGTGTGGTCATCGGACTGTTGATGCATTTGATCTATCGCAAAGAAGAAGCGGAAAAAGCGGCGGCTCAGGCGGTGATGCCGGAACCGGAAGAGACGCGTCCGCTGATTCAGACGCTGTTTCTGTTTGTCACCCTGATCGGCATTCTGGTGTTTGCCAACTGGGGACGTCCTGTAGCGTCATCCGGATTGTGGCATGCCATCTGGTCACAAAAGTGGATAATTACCGGCGGATTCGGCGTGCTGCTGGCGATTGCCCTGGTTACGGTGCTGAAACTGAGCTGGAAACATGTAGGTTTGGCGGCAGCAGTCACTGTTCTGACCGCTGTGATTTCCCCGGGGAATCCGTTGATCCCGTTTTCGGCTGCGATTTTCGCCGTGGCCGTGCTTCTCAGCCGACAGCAGGGTGAAGGCTCGGAGTGGATGTCGTCCACCTGGGATTTTGCCAAACAGATTTTGCCGCTGCTGGGCGCGGGTGTGCTGGTGGCCGGGCTGCTTCTCGGGTCTCCCGAGGGCGCTGACGGACTGATCCCGTCGCGCTGGATCGCCTCGCTGGTGGGCGGCAACTCGCTGTTTTCAAACTTTTTCGCGTCCATTGTCGGCGCGTTTATGTACTTTGCCACCCTGACCGAAGTTCCGATTCTGCAGGGTCTGATGGCCAACGGCATGGGCGACGGTCCGGCGCTGGCGCTGCTGCTCGCAGGTCCGGCATTGTCCCTGCCCAACATGCTGGTCATCCGCAGTGTCATCGGCACACAGAAAACCACGGTGTTTGTGCTGTTGGTCGTCGTGATGGCCACGATATCAGGTCTGATCTATGGCGGAATCATGGCTGGATGA
- a CDS encoding metalloregulator ArsR/SmtB family transcription factor, which produces MEQLVQLFKALSDKNRVRILKMLEARPLCVCEITEILGLAASTTSKHLHILTDAGLSFEQKDGKWVNYHLNRAAQQQYIKQLLPLMREWINDDPVVDQDRRNMQTTDRVDLCRPVRKNNSITRKVNTHELEKSI; this is translated from the coding sequence ATGGAACAACTCGTACAACTATTCAAGGCGCTCTCGGACAAAAACCGGGTACGTATCCTGAAAATGCTGGAAGCGCGTCCCCTGTGCGTGTGTGAAATCACCGAAATTCTGGGACTGGCTGCGTCCACAACGTCAAAGCATTTGCATATTCTGACGGATGCCGGACTGAGTTTCGAGCAAAAGGACGGAAAATGGGTGAACTATCACCTGAATCGGGCTGCGCAGCAGCAGTACATCAAGCAACTGCTGCCGTTGATGCGGGAATGGATCAATGATGATCCGGTTGTGGATCAGGATCGCAGAAACATGCAGACCACGGATCGGGTTGACCTGTGCCGGCCTGTGCGGAAAAACAATTCGATAACACGGAAAGTGAATACTCATGAACTGGAAAAATCAATATAA
- a CDS encoding thioredoxin family protein, which produces MKKLQILGTGCPKCRKLEQAARQAADELGIEYELSKVEDMNDIISFGVMMTPALVVDGNVKVSGKIPGNTELKDMIGN; this is translated from the coding sequence ATGAAAAAACTACAAATATTAGGCACCGGCTGCCCGAAATGCCGAAAACTGGAACAAGCGGCGCGTCAGGCTGCGGATGAACTCGGTATTGAATATGAACTGAGCAAAGTTGAGGATATGAACGACATCATCAGCTTTGGCGTGATGATGACCCCGGCGCTGGTGGTGGACGGCAACGTCAAAGTCTCCGGCAAAATTCCGGGCAATACCGAGTTGAAAGACATGATCGGCAATTAA
- a CDS encoding NAD(P)-binding domain-containing protein has product MKSLGFIGGGRITSVFLQAMKNRDVNVDHIVVSDPDTIALKKLTHAYSVLNVTTGSNTEAAGQDIVFLAVHPPVLKNVLPDIAESVSRAKAVVSLAPVFTAEKISGLLNGYNKLVRMIPSAASYINAGFNPMWFSNSVDGTVKKQLLHLFDVLGECPQVEEEKLEAYAIVTAMGPTYLWPQLNELHKLALEFGMTEKETVDGIKAMLENTLQLMYDAGLSYDEVVDLIPVKPLGESEADFRNIYRTQLSGLYKKLKGNTNG; this is encoded by the coding sequence ATGAAAAGTTTGGGATTTATCGGCGGCGGCCGTATCACAAGTGTTTTCTTGCAGGCGATGAAAAACAGAGATGTTAACGTTGATCATATTGTGGTCAGCGATCCGGACACTATAGCGTTAAAAAAATTGACCCATGCTTATTCTGTTTTGAATGTAACGACTGGCTCGAACACGGAAGCAGCAGGACAGGATATCGTGTTTTTGGCCGTGCATCCGCCCGTGTTGAAAAATGTACTGCCGGACATTGCAGAATCCGTTTCCCGGGCAAAAGCGGTTGTATCGCTGGCGCCGGTGTTCACGGCAGAAAAGATAAGCGGGTTGTTGAACGGTTATAACAAGCTGGTGCGTATGATTCCGTCAGCAGCAAGTTATATCAACGCCGGGTTTAATCCGATGTGGTTTTCAAACTCTGTTGACGGGACGGTTAAAAAGCAGCTTTTGCACCTGTTCGATGTTTTGGGAGAGTGTCCGCAGGTTGAAGAAGAAAAACTTGAGGCGTATGCTATTGTCACGGCGATGGGCCCGACGTATTTGTGGCCGCAGTTGAATGAGCTTCACAAACTCGCCCTGGAATTCGGTATGACTGAAAAGGAAACGGTCGATGGTATCAAAGCGATGCTGGAAAATACCCTGCAGCTGATGTACGATGCCGGGCTGTCGTATGATGAGGTCGTTGACCTGATTCCGGTCAAGCCGCTGGGAGAATCTGAGGCGGATTTTCGAAATATCTATCGAACCCAATTATCCGGATTATATAAAAAATTAAAAGGAAACACAAATGGATAA
- a CDS encoding universal stress protein → MFSKVIIATDLSKASNEVIKCAQGLIPLGAKEIILTECLKTLEATSLALAEDIESVDGILEEQKSVLEKQGFKVRTEKVFGTAHVEINRLIKEYNCDAVMVPSLGHSLLHEITLGSLAGDLIHHITKPLLLVRLKVENSKNEKENQCVLASSCEDFHSSILYATDFSEHADKAFLYMEKLVKSGAKKVTLIHIQDMVSLAKASKELLKEYDNIDYKRLDELKERLLKISDTKVNTKVVYGKPANEILKYADEIKPALIVAGTHGRGFIGDLFVGSISHNIVRHANSSVLLIPKEETREDE, encoded by the coding sequence ATGTTTTCGAAAGTTATAATAGCCACCGATCTTTCTAAAGCGTCAAACGAAGTGATCAAATGTGCCCAAGGATTAATCCCTCTTGGCGCTAAGGAAATTATTTTAACCGAATGTCTTAAAACACTTGAAGCCACCTCATTAGCGCTTGCTGAAGATATTGAAAGTGTTGATGGTATACTTGAAGAGCAAAAAAGTGTTCTGGAAAAACAGGGTTTCAAAGTAAGAACCGAAAAAGTTTTCGGGACAGCTCATGTTGAAATAAATCGTTTGATAAAAGAATACAATTGTGATGCTGTTATGGTCCCATCTTTAGGTCACAGTCTATTGCATGAAATTACTCTTGGGTCTCTGGCAGGTGACCTTATTCATCATATTACCAAGCCATTATTACTTGTCAGATTGAAAGTTGAAAATTCTAAAAATGAAAAAGAGAATCAGTGTGTATTGGCGTCGTCATGTGAGGATTTTCATTCTTCAATATTATATGCAACTGATTTTTCTGAACATGCTGACAAGGCCTTTCTTTATATGGAGAAATTGGTAAAAAGTGGAGCCAAAAAAGTAACTCTGATTCACATCCAGGATATGGTGTCGTTAGCTAAAGCTAGCAAAGAACTTTTAAAAGAATATGATAATATTGATTATAAGCGCCTTGATGAATTAAAAGAAAGACTTTTAAAGATTAGTGATACAAAAGTCAACACCAAAGTTGTCTATGGAAAACCCGCAAACGAAATCTTAAAATATGCAGATGAAATCAAACCGGCACTAATCGTTGCCGGAACCCACGGCAGAGGCTTTATTGGCGACTTGTTCGTTGGCAGCATCAGCCATAATATTGTACGACATGCCAATAGTTCAGTATTGTTAATTCCAAAGGAGGAGACTAGAGAAGATGAGTAA
- a CDS encoding glycoside hydrolase family 3 C-terminal domain-containing protein produces the protein MSAFNDLNGIPASGNHFTLTQILRDEWEFDGFVVSDWESMEEMIDHGFCKDMQSVAYKSVTAGVDMEMVSDAYWTELKGLVEQGVVSEELVDERVANILRIKLRKGLFDRAFTQNDRQDVILSEPHLQLTRKLAQQSFVLLKNRDHTLPLSDSLSIAMIGPLADAPRDQMGTWAMDGRVDRVVTPRQAFQERLENDRFHYAPGLSSSRDTSHAEFDVAVTAAEQSDAVVMILGEEQILSGEAKSRAFLDLPGAQAELFAAVAKTGKPVITVIMAGRPLTFAAIAEKSDAVLYAWHPGTLGGPALADVLFGDVSPSGKLTTTFPRTVGQIPIYYNHRSTGRPPLESELGIPTGTPQDPRNFRSDYLDVDFTPAYPFGYGLSYTSFRYDNLVLSSPSMSKTEQIIISAEITNTGSMPGTEIVQLYIQDRYGSITRPVRELKGFQRVTLNPGESQTVSFELNAEQCSFYAMDNTPIIEPGTFSIWVAKDAASGLKGSFRITEK, from the coding sequence ATGAGCGCGTTCAACGATCTCAACGGCATTCCCGCCAGCGGCAATCATTTCACGCTGACCCAAATCCTGCGCGACGAATGGGAGTTTGACGGCTTTGTCGTCAGCGACTGGGAATCCATGGAGGAAATGATTGATCACGGATTCTGCAAAGATATGCAGAGCGTTGCCTATAAATCCGTGACGGCCGGTGTGGATATGGAAATGGTCAGTGATGCTTATTGGACTGAACTCAAAGGTTTGGTGGAACAAGGTGTGGTTTCCGAGGAGCTTGTCGATGAACGCGTCGCCAATATATTGCGTATCAAACTGCGCAAGGGTTTGTTTGACCGTGCGTTTACGCAAAATGACCGGCAGGATGTCATTCTGAGCGAACCGCATCTGCAGCTGACCCGCAAACTCGCGCAGCAAAGTTTTGTGCTATTGAAAAACCGGGACCACACTTTGCCGCTCTCCGATTCTCTTTCCATTGCTATGATTGGGCCCCTGGCGGATGCGCCCCGCGATCAGATGGGCACCTGGGCTATGGACGGACGCGTCGACCGGGTCGTCACCCCGCGACAGGCGTTTCAGGAACGATTGGAGAATGATCGTTTTCATTATGCACCCGGTCTGAGCAGCAGCCGCGATACCTCGCACGCCGAATTTGATGTGGCGGTGACGGCCGCCGAACAGAGTGATGCGGTGGTCATGATCCTGGGCGAAGAGCAAATTCTTTCAGGAGAAGCCAAGAGCCGCGCCTTTCTGGACCTGCCGGGCGCACAGGCTGAGCTGTTTGCGGCCGTGGCAAAAACCGGCAAACCGGTCATCACGGTAATTATGGCGGGGCGTCCGCTTACGTTCGCCGCTATTGCCGAAAAATCCGACGCCGTGCTGTACGCCTGGCATCCCGGAACCCTGGGCGGTCCGGCGCTCGCCGATGTGCTGTTCGGCGATGTCTCACCCTCCGGTAAGCTGACCACCACTTTTCCACGAACCGTGGGGCAGATCCCCATCTATTACAATCACCGCAGCACGGGACGACCGCCGCTCGAATCAGAATTGGGCATTCCCACAGGAACGCCTCAGGATCCACGCAATTTTAGAAGCGACTATCTGGATGTGGATTTTACGCCGGCCTATCCATTCGGATACGGGTTGAGTTATACAAGCTTTCGGTATGATAATCTTGTTCTTTCATCGCCAAGTATGTCCAAAACGGAACAGATTATCATATCGGCCGAAATTACCAATACCGGTTCCATGCCCGGCACAGAGATCGTACAATTGTATATCCAGGACCGGTACGGCAGCATTACCCGGCCGGTGCGTGAACTGAAAGGCTTTCAGCGCGTCACTTTGAATCCCGGTGAATCACAGACTGTGAGTTTTGAATTGAACGCTGAACAGTGCAGTTTTTACGCTATGGACAACACCCCCATTATAGAGCCCGGTACATTTAGCATCTGGGTCGCCAAAGATGCGGCATCCGGATTAAAGGGTTCGTTCCGGATCACCGAAAAATGA
- the arsB gene encoding ACR3 family arsenite efflux transporter, which translates to MSNKTGIGFFERYLTVWVVVCMAIGIIIGKFLPVIPEFLGKFEYAQVSIPIAILIWLMIYPMMMKVDFQSIKNVGKSPKGLLVTWITNWLIKPFTMFGIAAFFFYVVFKAIIPPDLAKDYLAGAVLLGAAPCTAMVFVWSHLTKGHPAYTVVQVATNDLIILIAFTPIVAFLLGVGGVAVPWITLILSVVLFVVIPLTAGIATRINVIKRKGLDYFNHSFIPKFNNITIGGLLLTLIIIFSFQGDIILKNPLHILLIAIPLTIQTFLIFFIAYTAAKLLKLPHNIAAPAGMIGASNFFELAVAVAISLFGATSPVALATIVGVLVEVPVMLTLVRIANKTTHWFPAKLHE; encoded by the coding sequence ATGAGTAATAAAACAGGTATTGGATTTTTTGAAAGATATTTAACCGTTTGGGTTGTTGTTTGTATGGCGATAGGTATTATAATAGGAAAGTTTCTTCCTGTTATACCGGAGTTTCTTGGCAAATTTGAATATGCTCAGGTGTCTATTCCCATAGCCATTCTTATCTGGTTGATGATTTATCCCATGATGATGAAGGTCGATTTTCAAAGCATCAAAAATGTGGGTAAAAGCCCCAAAGGTCTTTTGGTAACATGGATTACGAATTGGTTGATCAAGCCGTTTACGATGTTTGGAATAGCCGCATTTTTCTTTTATGTGGTATTTAAGGCTATCATTCCACCTGACCTGGCCAAAGATTATCTGGCAGGGGCAGTATTACTGGGCGCCGCTCCGTGTACGGCAATGGTTTTTGTGTGGAGTCATTTAACAAAAGGACATCCCGCCTATACAGTAGTGCAGGTAGCGACTAATGATTTGATTATTTTAATTGCGTTTACTCCGATTGTGGCTTTTTTACTGGGTGTGGGCGGTGTTGCCGTCCCATGGATAACGCTGATATTATCTGTAGTTCTTTTTGTCGTAATCCCTCTGACGGCAGGAATTGCCACTCGGATTAATGTAATAAAAAGAAAAGGTTTGGATTATTTTAATCATTCATTTATTCCAAAATTCAACAATATTACCATAGGCGGGCTTTTGTTGACATTGATAATAATCTTTTCTTTTCAAGGTGATATTATTTTAAAGAATCCGCTGCATATTTTACTCATAGCGATTCCGCTTACCATTCAAACATTTTTGATATTTTTTATTGCCTATACAGCAGCGAAATTATTAAAACTGCCGCATAATATTGCGGCGCCCGCAGGTATGATAGGCGCGTCGAATTTTTTCGAGTTGGCGGTTGCAGTTGCCATCTCGCTTTTCGGAGCGACTTCACCGGTCGCTCTCGCGACAATAGTAGGGGTTTTGGTAGAAGTCCCTGTTATGTTGACACTTGTCAGGATTGCCAATAAAACCACCCATTGGTTTCCTGCAAAATTGCATGAATAA